From the Misgurnus anguillicaudatus chromosome 17, ASM2758022v2, whole genome shotgun sequence genome, one window contains:
- the scel gene encoding sciellin isoform X3: protein MAYTAKSYSKTQTATSSSRVVVEDNKKKTSLLKDNSWIKKNVDEDEKVEADSNFGRTALSRYKSKENIDSSTGTTTKAESKTTTVTTSGSTVQALSKRFGGSQDALNETRTTTTRSVRTQPRSSITSTTTVKDGAKITETVTTTRRASSNKLESDLSSIKSEVTTVKSSKDIIDGPTSTVKTTTSTKTYASGDVSPTKTTSYSSRSTKSTDDQLFDTLIPTSVKASNSDYKSEVITVKSSKDTFVGPSSSVKTTTRTYTSGEVSPTKTTSYSSRSLKSTDDQLFDTLIPTSVKASNSDYKSEVITVQSSKDTFVGPTSSVKTTTSTKTYTSGEVSPTKTTSYSVQSTKSDYKPEVTTVNSLIDFSDGPTSSVKTTRSVRTYSTEDLSPVKTTSYSLKSAKSTEDLLFDTLIPTSMKTTNTSSTTSREDQDFTVSKSIRTVYSSSSDRSDWGSTTSVTSPSYTSRTSYTDIRPIDYLSDTVTSKSSTTVYTSPERRVSEKDLCTYCRKNMYTDEKIILDEMNINCHASCFKCEVCNTSLGHLKAGDNLWVYRSAVHCESCFNVTKGKWHR, encoded by the exons ATGGCTTACACCGCAAAGTCCTATAGTAAAACCCAAACGG CTACCAGTTCTTCCAGAGTAGTGGTGGAAGACAATAAGAAGAAGACTTCATTGTTGAAGGACAATAGCTGGATCAAGAAAAATGTGGATGAGGACGAGAAAGTCGA AGCGGATTCAAATTTTGGCAGAACTGCTCTGAGTCGTTACAAGTCCAAGGAAAACATTGATAG TTCTACAGGTACAACTACCAAAGCCGAGAGCAAAACCACCACGGTTACTACATCAGGTTCCACTGTCCAAGCCCTCTCTAAAAG ATTTGGTGGAAGCCAGGACGCGCTGAATGAAACCAG AACCACAACAACTAGATCCGTGAGAACACAACCCAGGAGCAG CATTACATCAACAACGACAGTCAAAGATGGCGCAAAGATAACTGAGACTGTCACAACAACCAG GAGAGCATCATCTAACAAATTAGAAAGCGACCTGTCTAGCATTAAGTCTGAAGTTACTACTGTAAAGTCATCAAAGGACATCATTGATGG ACCAACTTCAACTGTCAAAACCACAACAAG CACCAAGACCTACGCATCAGGAGATGTTTCACCAACTAAAACAACATCCTATTCCTCCAGATCCACAAAGAG CACTGATGATCAGCTGTTTGACACGCTCATACCAACATCAGTCAAGGCATCCAACAG TGACTACAAGTCTGAAGTCATTACTGTGAAGTCATCAAAGGATACCTTTGTTGG ACCATCCTCATCTGTCAAGACCACCACAAG GACCTACACATCAGGAGAAGTTTCACCAACTAAAACAACCTCCTATTCCTCCAGATCCCTAAAGAG CACTGATGATCAGCTGTTTGACACGCTCATACCAACATCAGTCAAGGCATCCAATAG TGACTACAAGTCTGAAGTCATTACTGTGCAGTCATCAAAGGATACCTTTGTTGG aCCAACCTCATCTGTCAAGACCACCACAAG CACCAAGACCTACACATCAGGAGAAGTTTCACCAACTAAAACAACATCTTACTCCGTCCAAAGCACAAAAAG CGACTACAAGCCTGAAGTCACTACTGTGAACTCATTGATAGACTTCAGTGATGG ACCAACATCATCTGTCAAAACCACCAGAAG CGTGAGGACTTACTCAACTGAGGATCTTTCACCAGTTAAAACAACATCATACTCTCTCAAATCCGCAAAGAG TACCGAGGATCTGCTGTTTGACACGCTCATACCAACATCAATGAAGACAACCAACACAAGCTCTACCACCAG TCGCGAGGATCAAGACTTCACGGTGTCTAAATCCATTAGGACAGTGTATTCATCGTCAAGTGATCG AAGTGACTGGGGAAGTACTACGAGTGTTACGAGTCCCTCTTATACGTCAAGGACATCATACACAGATATCAG GCCTATCGATTATCTCTCCGACACTGTTACATCCAAATCCTCCACAACAGTTTACACATCACCTGAGAG GAGAGTAAGTGAGAAGGACCTTTGCACATACTGCCGTAAAAACATGTACACAGATGAAAAGATTATCCTGGATGAAATGAATATAAACTGCCATGCAAGTTGTTTCAAG TGTGAAGTGTGCAACACTTCTCTTGGTCACCTGAAGGCCGGGGACAATCTGTGGGTTTACCGCAGTGCTGTTCATTGTGAGAGCTGCTTTAATGTTACTAAGG GCAAGTGGCACCGTTGA
- the scel gene encoding sciellin isoform X5, producing MAYTAKSYSKTQTATSSSRVVVEDNKKKTSLLKDNSWIKKNVDEDEKVEADSNFGRTALSRYKSKENIDSSTGTTTKAESKTTTVTTSGSTVQALSKRFGGSQDALNETRTTTTRSVRTQPRSSITSTTTVKDGAKITETVTTTRRASSNKLESDLSSIKSEVTTVKSSKDIIDGPTSTVKTTTSTKTYASGDVSPTKTTSYSSRSTKSTDDQLFDTLIPTSVKASNSDYKSEVITVKSSKDTFVGPSSSVKTTTRTYTSGEVSPTKTTSYSSRSLKSTDDQFDTLIPTSVKASNSDYKSEVITVQSSKDTFVGPTSSVKTTTSTKTYTSGEVSPTKTTSYSVQSTKSDYKPEVTTVNSLIDFSDGPTSSVKTTRSVRTYSTEDLSPVKTTSYSLKSAKSTEDLLFDTLIPTSMKTTNTSSTTSREDQDFTVSKSIRTVYSSSSDRSDWGSTTSVTSPSYTSRTSYTDIRPIDYLSDTVTSKSSTTVYTSPERRVSEKDLCTYCRKNMYTDEKIILDEMNINCHASCFKCEVCNTSLGHLKAGDNLWVYRSAVHCESCFNVTKGKWHR from the exons ATGGCTTACACCGCAAAGTCCTATAGTAAAACCCAAACGG CTACCAGTTCTTCCAGAGTAGTGGTGGAAGACAATAAGAAGAAGACTTCATTGTTGAAGGACAATAGCTGGATCAAGAAAAATGTGGATGAGGACGAGAAAGTCGA AGCGGATTCAAATTTTGGCAGAACTGCTCTGAGTCGTTACAAGTCCAAGGAAAACATTGATAG TTCTACAGGTACAACTACCAAAGCCGAGAGCAAAACCACCACGGTTACTACATCAGGTTCCACTGTCCAAGCCCTCTCTAAAAG ATTTGGTGGAAGCCAGGACGCGCTGAATGAAACCAG AACCACAACAACTAGATCCGTGAGAACACAACCCAGGAGCAG CATTACATCAACAACGACAGTCAAAGATGGCGCAAAGATAACTGAGACTGTCACAACAACCAG GAGAGCATCATCTAACAAATTAGAAAGCGACCTGTCTAGCATTAAGTCTGAAGTTACTACTGTAAAGTCATCAAAGGACATCATTGATGG ACCAACTTCAACTGTCAAAACCACAACAAG CACCAAGACCTACGCATCAGGAGATGTTTCACCAACTAAAACAACATCCTATTCCTCCAGATCCACAAAGAG CACTGATGATCAGCTGTTTGACACGCTCATACCAACATCAGTCAAGGCATCCAACAG TGACTACAAGTCTGAAGTCATTACTGTGAAGTCATCAAAGGATACCTTTGTTGG ACCATCCTCATCTGTCAAGACCACCACAAG GACCTACACATCAGGAGAAGTTTCACCAACTAAAACAACCTCCTATTCCTCCAGATCCCTAAAGAG CACTGATGATCAGTTTGACACGCTCATACCAACATCAGTCAAGGCATCCAATAG TGACTACAAGTCTGAAGTCATTACTGTGCAGTCATCAAAGGATACCTTTGTTGG aCCAACCTCATCTGTCAAGACCACCACAAG CACCAAGACCTACACATCAGGAGAAGTTTCACCAACTAAAACAACATCTTACTCCGTCCAAAGCACAAAAAG CGACTACAAGCCTGAAGTCACTACTGTGAACTCATTGATAGACTTCAGTGATGG ACCAACATCATCTGTCAAAACCACCAGAAG CGTGAGGACTTACTCAACTGAGGATCTTTCACCAGTTAAAACAACATCATACTCTCTCAAATCCGCAAAGAG TACCGAGGATCTGCTGTTTGACACGCTCATACCAACATCAATGAAGACAACCAACACAAGCTCTACCACCAG TCGCGAGGATCAAGACTTCACGGTGTCTAAATCCATTAGGACAGTGTATTCATCGTCAAGTGATCG AAGTGACTGGGGAAGTACTACGAGTGTTACGAGTCCCTCTTATACGTCAAGGACATCATACACAGATATCAG GCCTATCGATTATCTCTCCGACACTGTTACATCCAAATCCTCCACAACAGTTTACACATCACCTGAGAG GAGAGTAAGTGAGAAGGACCTTTGCACATACTGCCGTAAAAACATGTACACAGATGAAAAGATTATCCTGGATGAAATGAATATAAACTGCCATGCAAGTTGTTTCAAG TGTGAAGTGTGCAACACTTCTCTTGGTCACCTGAAGGCCGGGGACAATCTGTGGGTTTACCGCAGTGCTGTTCATTGTGAGAGCTGCTTTAATGTTACTAAGG GCAAGTGGCACCGTTGA
- the scel gene encoding sciellin isoform X4 — protein sequence MAYTAKSYSKTQTATSSSRVVVEDNKKKTSLLKDNSWIKKNVDEDEKVEADSNFGRTALSRYKSKENIDSSTGTTTKAESKTTTVTTSGSTVQALSKRFGGSQDALNETRTTTTRSVRTQPRSSITSTTTVKDGAKITETVTTTRRASSNKLESDLSSIKSEVTTVKSSKDIIDGPTSTVKTTTSTKTYASGDVSPTKTTSYSSRSTKSTDDQLFDTLIPTSVKASNSDYKSEVITVKSSKDTFVGPSSSVKTTTRTYTSGEVSPTKTTSYSSRSLKSTDDQLFDTLIPTSVKASNSDYKSEVTTVKSSKDTLVGPTSSVKTTTSTKTYTSGEVSPTKTTSYSVQSTKSDYKPEVTTVNSLIDFSDGPTSSVKTTRSVRTYSTEDLSPVKTTSYSLKSAKSTEDLLFDTLIPTSMKTTNTSSTTSREDQDFTVSKSIRTVYSSSSDRSDWGSTTSVTSPSYTSRTSYTDIRPIDYLSDTVTSKSSTTVYTSPERRVSEKDLCTYCRKNMYTDEKIILDEMNINCHASCFKCEVCNTSLGHLKAGDNLWVYRSAVHCESCFNVTKGKWHR from the exons ATGGCTTACACCGCAAAGTCCTATAGTAAAACCCAAACGG CTACCAGTTCTTCCAGAGTAGTGGTGGAAGACAATAAGAAGAAGACTTCATTGTTGAAGGACAATAGCTGGATCAAGAAAAATGTGGATGAGGACGAGAAAGTCGA AGCGGATTCAAATTTTGGCAGAACTGCTCTGAGTCGTTACAAGTCCAAGGAAAACATTGATAG TTCTACAGGTACAACTACCAAAGCCGAGAGCAAAACCACCACGGTTACTACATCAGGTTCCACTGTCCAAGCCCTCTCTAAAAG ATTTGGTGGAAGCCAGGACGCGCTGAATGAAACCAG AACCACAACAACTAGATCCGTGAGAACACAACCCAGGAGCAG CATTACATCAACAACGACAGTCAAAGATGGCGCAAAGATAACTGAGACTGTCACAACAACCAG GAGAGCATCATCTAACAAATTAGAAAGCGACCTGTCTAGCATTAAGTCTGAAGTTACTACTGTAAAGTCATCAAAGGACATCATTGATGG ACCAACTTCAACTGTCAAAACCACAACAAG CACCAAGACCTACGCATCAGGAGATGTTTCACCAACTAAAACAACATCCTATTCCTCCAGATCCACAAAGAG CACTGATGATCAGCTGTTTGACACGCTCATACCAACATCAGTCAAGGCATCCAACAG TGACTACAAGTCTGAAGTCATTACTGTGAAGTCATCAAAGGATACCTTTGTTGG ACCATCCTCATCTGTCAAGACCACCACAAG GACCTACACATCAGGAGAAGTTTCACCAACTAAAACAACCTCCTATTCCTCCAGATCCCTAAAGAG CACTGATGATCAGCTGTTTGACACGCTCATACCAACATCAGTCAAGGCATCCAATAG TGACTACAAGTCTGAAGTCACTACTGTGAAGTCATCAAAGGATACCTTGGTTGG aCCAACCTCATCTGTCAAGACCACCACAAG CACCAAGACCTACACATCAGGAGAAGTTTCACCAACTAAAACAACATCTTACTCCGTCCAAAGCACAAAAAG CGACTACAAGCCTGAAGTCACTACTGTGAACTCATTGATAGACTTCAGTGATGG ACCAACATCATCTGTCAAAACCACCAGAAG CGTGAGGACTTACTCAACTGAGGATCTTTCACCAGTTAAAACAACATCATACTCTCTCAAATCCGCAAAGAG TACCGAGGATCTGCTGTTTGACACGCTCATACCAACATCAATGAAGACAACCAACACAAGCTCTACCACCAG TCGCGAGGATCAAGACTTCACGGTGTCTAAATCCATTAGGACAGTGTATTCATCGTCAAGTGATCG AAGTGACTGGGGAAGTACTACGAGTGTTACGAGTCCCTCTTATACGTCAAGGACATCATACACAGATATCAG GCCTATCGATTATCTCTCCGACACTGTTACATCCAAATCCTCCACAACAGTTTACACATCACCTGAGAG GAGAGTAAGTGAGAAGGACCTTTGCACATACTGCCGTAAAAACATGTACACAGATGAAAAGATTATCCTGGATGAAATGAATATAAACTGCCATGCAAGTTGTTTCAAG TGTGAAGTGTGCAACACTTCTCTTGGTCACCTGAAGGCCGGGGACAATCTGTGGGTTTACCGCAGTGCTGTTCATTGTGAGAGCTGCTTTAATGTTACTAAGG GCAAGTGGCACCGTTGA
- the scel gene encoding sciellin isoform X1, which yields MAYTAKSYSKTQTATSSSRVVVEDNKKKTSLLKDNSWIKKNVDEDEKVEADSNFGRTALSRYKSKENIDSSTGTTTKAESKTTTVTTSGSTVQALSKRFGGSQDALNETRTTTTRSVRTQPRSSITSTTTVKDGAKITETVTTTRRASSNKLESDLSSIKSEVTTVKSSKDIIDGPTSTVKTTTSTKTYASGDVSPTKTTSYSSRSTKSTDDQLFDTLIPTSVKASNSDYKSEVITVKSSKDTFVGPSSSVKTTTRTYTSGEVSPTKTTSYSSRSLKSTDDQLFDTLIPTSVKASNSDYKSEVTTVKSSKDTLVGPSSSVKTTTRTYTSGEVSPTKTTSYSSRSLKSTDDQFDTLIPTSVKASNSDYKSEVITVQSSKDTFVGPTSSVKTTTSTKTYTSGEVSPTKTTSYSVQSTKSDYKPEVTTVNSLIDFSDGPTSSVKTTRSVRTYSTEDLSPVKTTSYSLKSAKSTEDLLFDTLIPTSMKTTNTSSTTSREDQDFTVSKSIRTVYSSSSDRSDWGSTTSVTSPSYTSRTSYTDIRPIDYLSDTVTSKSSTTVYTSPERRVSEKDLCTYCRKNMYTDEKIILDEMNINCHASCFKCEVCNTSLGHLKAGDNLWVYRSAVHCESCFNVTKGKWHR from the exons ATGGCTTACACCGCAAAGTCCTATAGTAAAACCCAAACGG CTACCAGTTCTTCCAGAGTAGTGGTGGAAGACAATAAGAAGAAGACTTCATTGTTGAAGGACAATAGCTGGATCAAGAAAAATGTGGATGAGGACGAGAAAGTCGA AGCGGATTCAAATTTTGGCAGAACTGCTCTGAGTCGTTACAAGTCCAAGGAAAACATTGATAG TTCTACAGGTACAACTACCAAAGCCGAGAGCAAAACCACCACGGTTACTACATCAGGTTCCACTGTCCAAGCCCTCTCTAAAAG ATTTGGTGGAAGCCAGGACGCGCTGAATGAAACCAG AACCACAACAACTAGATCCGTGAGAACACAACCCAGGAGCAG CATTACATCAACAACGACAGTCAAAGATGGCGCAAAGATAACTGAGACTGTCACAACAACCAG GAGAGCATCATCTAACAAATTAGAAAGCGACCTGTCTAGCATTAAGTCTGAAGTTACTACTGTAAAGTCATCAAAGGACATCATTGATGG ACCAACTTCAACTGTCAAAACCACAACAAG CACCAAGACCTACGCATCAGGAGATGTTTCACCAACTAAAACAACATCCTATTCCTCCAGATCCACAAAGAG CACTGATGATCAGCTGTTTGACACGCTCATACCAACATCAGTCAAGGCATCCAACAG TGACTACAAGTCTGAAGTCATTACTGTGAAGTCATCAAAGGATACCTTTGTTGG ACCATCCTCATCTGTCAAGACCACCACAAG GACCTACACATCAGGAGAAGTTTCACCAACTAAAACAACCTCCTATTCCTCCAGATCCCTAAAGAG CACTGATGATCAGCTGTTTGACACGCTCATACCAACATCAGTCAAGGCATCCAATAG TGACTACAAGTCTGAAGTCACTACTGTGAAGTCATCAAAGGATACCTTGGTTGG ACCATCCTCATCTGTCAAGACCACCACAAG GACCTACACATCAGGAGAAGTTTCACCAACTAAAACAACCTCCTATTCCTCCAGATCCCTAAAGAG CACTGATGATCAGTTTGACACGCTCATACCAACATCAGTCAAGGCATCCAATAG TGACTACAAGTCTGAAGTCATTACTGTGCAGTCATCAAAGGATACCTTTGTTGG aCCAACCTCATCTGTCAAGACCACCACAAG CACCAAGACCTACACATCAGGAGAAGTTTCACCAACTAAAACAACATCTTACTCCGTCCAAAGCACAAAAAG CGACTACAAGCCTGAAGTCACTACTGTGAACTCATTGATAGACTTCAGTGATGG ACCAACATCATCTGTCAAAACCACCAGAAG CGTGAGGACTTACTCAACTGAGGATCTTTCACCAGTTAAAACAACATCATACTCTCTCAAATCCGCAAAGAG TACCGAGGATCTGCTGTTTGACACGCTCATACCAACATCAATGAAGACAACCAACACAAGCTCTACCACCAG TCGCGAGGATCAAGACTTCACGGTGTCTAAATCCATTAGGACAGTGTATTCATCGTCAAGTGATCG AAGTGACTGGGGAAGTACTACGAGTGTTACGAGTCCCTCTTATACGTCAAGGACATCATACACAGATATCAG GCCTATCGATTATCTCTCCGACACTGTTACATCCAAATCCTCCACAACAGTTTACACATCACCTGAGAG GAGAGTAAGTGAGAAGGACCTTTGCACATACTGCCGTAAAAACATGTACACAGATGAAAAGATTATCCTGGATGAAATGAATATAAACTGCCATGCAAGTTGTTTCAAG TGTGAAGTGTGCAACACTTCTCTTGGTCACCTGAAGGCCGGGGACAATCTGTGGGTTTACCGCAGTGCTGTTCATTGTGAGAGCTGCTTTAATGTTACTAAGG GCAAGTGGCACCGTTGA
- the scel gene encoding sciellin isoform X6 — MAYTAKSYSKTQTATSSSRVVVEDNKKKTSLLKDNSWIKKNVDEDEKVEADSNFGRTALSRYKSKENIDSSTGTTTKAESKTTTVTTSGSTVQALSKRFGGSQDALNETRTTTTRSVRTQPRSSITSTTTVKDGAKITETVTTTRRASSNKLESDLSSIKSEVTTVKSSKDIIDGPTSTVKTTTSTKTYASGDVSPTKTTSYSSRSTKSTDDQLFDTLIPTSVKASNSDYKSEVTTVKSSKDTLVGPSSSVKTTTRTYTSGEVSPTKTTSYSSRSLKSTDDQFDTLIPTSVKASNSDYKSEVITVQSSKDTFVGPTSSVKTTTSTKTYTSGEVSPTKTTSYSVQSTKSDYKPEVTTVNSLIDFSDGPTSSVKTTRSVRTYSTEDLSPVKTTSYSLKSAKSTEDLLFDTLIPTSMKTTNTSSTTSREDQDFTVSKSIRTVYSSSSDRSDWGSTTSVTSPSYTSRTSYTDIRPIDYLSDTVTSKSSTTVYTSPERRVSEKDLCTYCRKNMYTDEKIILDEMNINCHASCFKCEVCNTSLGHLKAGDNLWVYRSAVHCESCFNVTKGKWHR, encoded by the exons ATGGCTTACACCGCAAAGTCCTATAGTAAAACCCAAACGG CTACCAGTTCTTCCAGAGTAGTGGTGGAAGACAATAAGAAGAAGACTTCATTGTTGAAGGACAATAGCTGGATCAAGAAAAATGTGGATGAGGACGAGAAAGTCGA AGCGGATTCAAATTTTGGCAGAACTGCTCTGAGTCGTTACAAGTCCAAGGAAAACATTGATAG TTCTACAGGTACAACTACCAAAGCCGAGAGCAAAACCACCACGGTTACTACATCAGGTTCCACTGTCCAAGCCCTCTCTAAAAG ATTTGGTGGAAGCCAGGACGCGCTGAATGAAACCAG AACCACAACAACTAGATCCGTGAGAACACAACCCAGGAGCAG CATTACATCAACAACGACAGTCAAAGATGGCGCAAAGATAACTGAGACTGTCACAACAACCAG GAGAGCATCATCTAACAAATTAGAAAGCGACCTGTCTAGCATTAAGTCTGAAGTTACTACTGTAAAGTCATCAAAGGACATCATTGATGG ACCAACTTCAACTGTCAAAACCACAACAAG CACCAAGACCTACGCATCAGGAGATGTTTCACCAACTAAAACAACATCCTATTCCTCCAGATCCACAAAGAG CACTGATGATCAGCTGTTTGACACGCTCATACCAACATCAGTCAAGGCATCCAACAG TGACTACAAGTCTGAAGTCACTACTGTGAAGTCATCAAAGGATACCTTGGTTGG ACCATCCTCATCTGTCAAGACCACCACAAG GACCTACACATCAGGAGAAGTTTCACCAACTAAAACAACCTCCTATTCCTCCAGATCCCTAAAGAG CACTGATGATCAGTTTGACACGCTCATACCAACATCAGTCAAGGCATCCAATAG TGACTACAAGTCTGAAGTCATTACTGTGCAGTCATCAAAGGATACCTTTGTTGG aCCAACCTCATCTGTCAAGACCACCACAAG CACCAAGACCTACACATCAGGAGAAGTTTCACCAACTAAAACAACATCTTACTCCGTCCAAAGCACAAAAAG CGACTACAAGCCTGAAGTCACTACTGTGAACTCATTGATAGACTTCAGTGATGG ACCAACATCATCTGTCAAAACCACCAGAAG CGTGAGGACTTACTCAACTGAGGATCTTTCACCAGTTAAAACAACATCATACTCTCTCAAATCCGCAAAGAG TACCGAGGATCTGCTGTTTGACACGCTCATACCAACATCAATGAAGACAACCAACACAAGCTCTACCACCAG TCGCGAGGATCAAGACTTCACGGTGTCTAAATCCATTAGGACAGTGTATTCATCGTCAAGTGATCG AAGTGACTGGGGAAGTACTACGAGTGTTACGAGTCCCTCTTATACGTCAAGGACATCATACACAGATATCAG GCCTATCGATTATCTCTCCGACACTGTTACATCCAAATCCTCCACAACAGTTTACACATCACCTGAGAG GAGAGTAAGTGAGAAGGACCTTTGCACATACTGCCGTAAAAACATGTACACAGATGAAAAGATTATCCTGGATGAAATGAATATAAACTGCCATGCAAGTTGTTTCAAG TGTGAAGTGTGCAACACTTCTCTTGGTCACCTGAAGGCCGGGGACAATCTGTGGGTTTACCGCAGTGCTGTTCATTGTGAGAGCTGCTTTAATGTTACTAAGG GCAAGTGGCACCGTTGA
- the scel gene encoding sciellin isoform X2, which yields MAYTAKSYSKTQTATSSSRVVVEDNKKKTSLLKDNSWIKKNVDEDEKVEADSNFGRTALSRYKSKENIDSSTGTTTKAESKTTTVTTSGSTVQALSKRFGGSQDALNETRTTTTRSVRTQPRSSITSTTTVKDGAKITETVTTTRRASSNKLESDLSSIKSEVTTVKSSKDIIDGPTSTVKTTTSTKTYASGDVSPTKTTSYSSRSTKSTDDQLFDTLIPTSVKASNSDYKSEVITVKSSKDTFVGPSSSVKTTTRTYTSGEVSPTKTTSYSSRSLKSTDDQLFDTLIPTSVKASNSDYKSEVTTVKSSKDTLVGPSSSVKTTTSTKTYTSGEVSPTKTTSYSVQSTKSDYKPEVTTVNSLIDFSDGPTSSVKTTRSVRTYSTEDLSPVKTTSYSLKSAKSTEDLLFDTLIPTSMKTTNTSSTTSREDQDFTVSKSIRTVYSSSSDRSDWGSTTSVTSPSYTSRTSYTDIRPIDYLSDTVTSKSSTTVYTSPERRVSEKDLCTYCRKNMYTDEKIILDEMNINCHASCFKCEVCNTSLGHLKAGDNLWVYRSAVHCESCFNVTKGKWHR from the exons ATGGCTTACACCGCAAAGTCCTATAGTAAAACCCAAACGG CTACCAGTTCTTCCAGAGTAGTGGTGGAAGACAATAAGAAGAAGACTTCATTGTTGAAGGACAATAGCTGGATCAAGAAAAATGTGGATGAGGACGAGAAAGTCGA AGCGGATTCAAATTTTGGCAGAACTGCTCTGAGTCGTTACAAGTCCAAGGAAAACATTGATAG TTCTACAGGTACAACTACCAAAGCCGAGAGCAAAACCACCACGGTTACTACATCAGGTTCCACTGTCCAAGCCCTCTCTAAAAG ATTTGGTGGAAGCCAGGACGCGCTGAATGAAACCAG AACCACAACAACTAGATCCGTGAGAACACAACCCAGGAGCAG CATTACATCAACAACGACAGTCAAAGATGGCGCAAAGATAACTGAGACTGTCACAACAACCAG GAGAGCATCATCTAACAAATTAGAAAGCGACCTGTCTAGCATTAAGTCTGAAGTTACTACTGTAAAGTCATCAAAGGACATCATTGATGG ACCAACTTCAACTGTCAAAACCACAACAAG CACCAAGACCTACGCATCAGGAGATGTTTCACCAACTAAAACAACATCCTATTCCTCCAGATCCACAAAGAG CACTGATGATCAGCTGTTTGACACGCTCATACCAACATCAGTCAAGGCATCCAACAG TGACTACAAGTCTGAAGTCATTACTGTGAAGTCATCAAAGGATACCTTTGTTGG ACCATCCTCATCTGTCAAGACCACCACAAG GACCTACACATCAGGAGAAGTTTCACCAACTAAAACAACCTCCTATTCCTCCAGATCCCTAAAGAG CACTGATGATCAGCTGTTTGACACGCTCATACCAACATCAGTCAAGGCATCCAATAG TGACTACAAGTCTGAAGTCACTACTGTGAAGTCATCAAAGGATACCTTGGTTGG ACCATCCTCATCTGTCAAGACCACCACAAG CACCAAGACCTACACATCAGGAGAAGTTTCACCAACTAAAACAACATCTTACTCCGTCCAAAGCACAAAAAG CGACTACAAGCCTGAAGTCACTACTGTGAACTCATTGATAGACTTCAGTGATGG ACCAACATCATCTGTCAAAACCACCAGAAG CGTGAGGACTTACTCAACTGAGGATCTTTCACCAGTTAAAACAACATCATACTCTCTCAAATCCGCAAAGAG TACCGAGGATCTGCTGTTTGACACGCTCATACCAACATCAATGAAGACAACCAACACAAGCTCTACCACCAG TCGCGAGGATCAAGACTTCACGGTGTCTAAATCCATTAGGACAGTGTATTCATCGTCAAGTGATCG AAGTGACTGGGGAAGTACTACGAGTGTTACGAGTCCCTCTTATACGTCAAGGACATCATACACAGATATCAG GCCTATCGATTATCTCTCCGACACTGTTACATCCAAATCCTCCACAACAGTTTACACATCACCTGAGAG GAGAGTAAGTGAGAAGGACCTTTGCACATACTGCCGTAAAAACATGTACACAGATGAAAAGATTATCCTGGATGAAATGAATATAAACTGCCATGCAAGTTGTTTCAAG TGTGAAGTGTGCAACACTTCTCTTGGTCACCTGAAGGCCGGGGACAATCTGTGGGTTTACCGCAGTGCTGTTCATTGTGAGAGCTGCTTTAATGTTACTAAGG GCAAGTGGCACCGTTGA